From a region of the Leptospira kmetyi serovar Malaysia str. Bejo-Iso9 genome:
- a CDS encoding dTDP-4-dehydrorhamnose reductase family protein, whose protein sequence is MSQKTILITGSEGLLGSSLVPFLKNLNYNVIRHSRSGSTEAIGDLVDKKIVWNVLDDHTPDFIVNLAAATNVDECERKPNYAYLLNVKILENIVSWIQSKQSKAHLIHVSTDQVYDGKGPHLEENVELTNYYSFSKFTGELVARSVSSTVLRTNFFGYSKNDIRRSFSDWIIESVDGDKEITVFEDIRFSPLSLSTLVEMIHKVLLNPNPGIYNLGSVDGISKADFAYKLVDILKKSKEKIRKGSIFDLNLKAYRPRDMTMNVSKFERDFGTRLPKVEDEILTLLQKG, encoded by the coding sequence ATGTCTCAAAAGACCATTTTAATCACCGGTTCCGAAGGTTTGCTCGGATCCTCCTTAGTTCCGTTTCTAAAGAATCTAAACTACAACGTGATTCGTCATAGCAGAAGCGGCAGCACCGAAGCGATCGGGGATCTTGTGGATAAGAAGATCGTATGGAACGTGTTAGACGATCATACTCCCGATTTTATCGTCAATCTCGCCGCGGCTACGAACGTGGACGAATGCGAAAGAAAACCGAACTACGCGTACTTACTAAACGTAAAGATTTTAGAAAACATAGTCTCTTGGATTCAGTCGAAACAATCCAAAGCGCATTTGATTCATGTTTCGACGGATCAGGTTTACGACGGTAAGGGACCTCATCTTGAAGAAAACGTCGAGTTGACCAATTATTACAGTTTTTCCAAGTTTACCGGAGAGTTGGTTGCGCGCTCCGTTTCCAGTACGGTTCTAAGAACTAATTTTTTCGGTTACAGTAAGAACGACATCAGACGCAGTTTTAGTGATTGGATCATCGAATCCGTCGACGGTGATAAGGAGATTACGGTATTCGAAGACATTCGTTTTAGTCCGTTGTCCCTTTCCACTCTCGTTGAAATGATTCACAAGGTACTTTTAAATCCGAATCCGGGAATTTATAATTTAGGTTCCGTCGACGGAATCAGCAAAGCAGACTTCGCCTATAAGCTTGTCGACATTCTCAAGAAATCGAAGGAAAAAATCAGAAAAGGATCCATCTTCGATCTCAACTTAAAAGCGTATCGACCTCGCGACATGACGATGAACGTTTCGAAGTTTGAAAGGGATTTCGGTACTCGTCTCCCGAAAGTGGAAGATGAAATATTAACCCTTTTACAAAAAGGATAA